The following nucleotide sequence is from uncultured Draconibacterium sp..
TATTATGAACACATGTGGAACACCATTCTTAACGGAAAAATATGGCATGGTGAATTCCAAAATAAAAAGAGAAACGGAGAAATATATTGGGAAAAAGGAATCATTTCTCCGGTAACCAATGGCAATGGAGAGATTGCCCACTTTATTGCCATAAAAGAAGACATCACTCAGCAACGACAAATCTTACTCGACTTAAAAAAAGCAAAAGAAGAAGCTGAGCAAAGCGACAAACTGAAATCGGCATTTTTAGCTAACATGAGCCATGAGATACGAACCCCGATGAACGGCATAATGGGCTTTACCGAACTATTGAAAGATCCGAGCCTGAATGGCGAACAGCAAAAAGAATTTATTTCGATTATTCAGAAAAGTGGCGACCGCATGTTGTCAACCATAAACGATATTATCGACATTTCTAAAATTGAGTCGAACCTGGTTACCGTCGATCTGGCCACATTTGAGCTAAAAACTTTCTTAACCGAAATACAGCTGTTTTTTGAACCTGAGATTGACAAAAAACAACTTTTCCTGGATTTTATAAATGCTAAAGATCCTGATTCTCCAAAAATTGAGTCGGATCCGGTTAAGCTAAACTCCATAATTACCAACCTGATTAAGAATGCCATAAAATTTACCAAAAAAGGAGGTATTTCTTTTGGCTATCAATTTATTGATAACACCATACAATTTATTGTAAAAGATACGGGCATTGGAATTCCGAAAGACAGACAGGAAGCTATTTTCGAGCGCTTTGTGCAAGCCGACATTGCCGACTCAAGGGTTTATGAAGGTTCGGGGCTGGGCTTGGCAATAAGTAAATCGTACACCGAAATGCTTGGAGGTACAATTCGGTTAGAATCGGAAGAAAATGAGGGGACAACGTTTTACATTAATTTCCCTTACAACATTCCACCAAAACTAACTGTGCCTATTGAAGAGATGCTGGTGAAGCCGCACGATCTTCCGGGAGATTTAACTGTACTGATTGCCGAAGACGATCCGGTGTCGATAGAATTGCTTAAAATAATTTTACACGACAAAAGCAAGAAAATACTAATCGCAGAGAATGGTAAAGATGCTATTGAAATGGTAAAGCAAAACCCGGATATCGACTTAATAATGATGGATATTAAAATGCCTGTAATGGATGGTTTTGAGGCTACAGAAAAAATCAGGGACTTTAACAAAGACGTTAAAATTGTTGCACAAACAGCCTTTGCACAAGAGCAGGATGCATTGAAAGCATTTCAATCGGGGTGTAACAATTACATTACAAAACCGATTAATGCCAGCGATCTTTTTGCCATAATTAACAACCTTTTTAGTTCGTAATATAAAAAAGGCGCACCTACTATGCAGATGCGCCTTTCTACTTAATTATTGCACTTTTTATTCAACCAGCGCCAACGATTGTTTGGCAATCTCAAGCTCTTCGTTGGTTGGAATAATAAGTACTTTTGTTTTTGCTCCGTCCACATTTATTTCATGAACGTCGTCTTTCCTGTTTTTATCCTTTTCCGCATCCCAGGTAATGCCCAGGTAATCCATATCTTCGCAAACCATCTGGCGAATTGATGTATCGTTTTCGCCAATTCCGGCGGTAAATACAATGGCATCAACACCGTTCATTGCAGCAGCATAACTACCAACAAACTGTTTAACTCGGTAAGCATACATTTCAAGGGCAAGAATAGCCGCCGGATCACCTTCGCGCTGGCATTTCTCCACATCGCGCATATCGGTTAAACCGGTTAATCCTTTCATTCCACTCTCCTTGTTCAGCAAGTCAGAAATTTCCTGAACAGAATAACCTTTCTGTTGTGCCAGGTAAAAAATAATTGCCGGATCGATATCTCCCGAGCGAGTTCCCATGATAAGTCCGCAAAGTGGTCCCATTCCCATGGTTGTATCAACACAAACACCACCATTTACTGCAGCCATCGACGCTCCGTTACCCAAGTGAATAGTAACAATTTTGGCATCAGGATTTCCTAAATACTCAATTGCTTTTTCAGAAATAAATTTGTGTGAAGTTCCGTGAAATCCATATTTACGAATTCGCATTTCACTATAAAACTTTTCGGGCAATGCATAGCGGAATGCTTTCTCCGGAATACTTTGGTGAAAAGCAGTATCGAAAACACCAACCTGTTTTGCGTTCGGAAATACTTTTTCGGCTACTTCAACACCAATCAGGTTTGCCGGATTGTGCAAAGGTGCCAATGGAAATAATTCTTCCACTTTTGCTTTTACCTCATCAGTAATCTCAACTGTTTCAGTAAAAGTTTCGCCACCGTGCACCAAACGATGACCAACGGCTTTAATTTCAGACGGATCGCTGATTACACCAACCTTCTCGTCCATAAGCAGCTCGGCAACCCGTTTCAAACCTACACCATGATCAGGAATCGGAAACTCTTCAACTGTCTTCTCTTCCGTACCGTTGGTAAATGTTTTGTGCTTAATCACCCCCATCTCAAGGCCAATGCGTTCAACAATTCCACTCGATAAAGGCAACTCGGTATTCATATCAATCAGCTGATATTTAATTGACGAGCTACCTGCATTAATTACTAAAATATTCATTTTAAAATATATCGTTAAAAGTTTTGGTAACAGACAAACTGCCGGCATTTACAAAATGCAGTATGCTGTTATCGTAAAATTATGATTTTACGTTTTAAAACCCTTCCTGAGCCTGTATGGCAGTAATTACAACGGTATTAAAGATATCGTCGACAGTACAACCACGGCTAAGGTCGTTAACCGGTTTGTTTAAGCCTTGCAGCATTGGTCCAATTGCCAGTGCTCCGGTTTCGCGCTGAATGGCTTTGTATGTATTGTTACCTGTATTCAAATCAGGGAATATCAGCACATTGGCCTGACCAGCAACCTGCGAATCGGGCATTTTACTTTTTCCAACGCTCGGATCAACTGCCGCGTCGTACTGAATTGGCCCTTCAATTTTTAGGTCGGGACGGGCAGCAATAGCTTTCTCGGTTGCAGCACGTACTTTATCTACTTCAACACCGGTTCCTGACGTTCCCGATGAATACGACAACAGTGCCACTTTAGGATCGATACCAAAAGCAATTGCCGAATCGGCTGAGGTAACGGCAATTTCGGCCAACTGCTCGGCAGTTGGACTTACGTTAACAGCGCAGTCGCCCATTACTGAAACATGATCGTCGAGACACATGAAGAAAACTGACGATACCGTTTTAACTCCTGGTTTGGTTTTAACAAACTGAAGTGCAGGAATAATGGTGTGTGCGGTGGTGTGCGCAGCTCCCGAAACCATACCATCAGCATGTCCTTTGTAAACCATCATCGTTCCAAAATACGAAACATCAGCCAGCGCGTCGCGAGCCATGTCTTCCGGAATATTTTTATGTTTACGTAGTTCGTGGTATGTTTTCCAGTAATCTTCGTAATATTCTGATTCAACCGGATTAATGATTTTGATATTACCATTAATCTTCACACCAATTTCTGCGGCTTTGGTTACTATTTCGTCGCGTTTTCCAAGGAGTGTAATTTCAACAACGCCCTGGTCGACTAAACTTGAAGCAGCCTGCAAAATCCGGGGATCGGTTCCTTCGGGTAAAACAATGTGCTGTTTTTTCGATTTGGCTTTCGCAACCAGGTTATATTGGAACATATATGGTGTTACAACATCAGTTTTGAAGCTTCTGAATTTGTCGATCAGGAAGTCGGTATCCACATATTTTTCGAATGTTGAGATACTTAAATCTATTTTTCGTGGTAAGCCCGGATGCATTCTTGGTTTAACATCGGCTATTTTTTTGGCTGCAATAAAAGTTACGTCGTCAACCAAAATTATAGGAACAATATTGGGCAAACCTTCAATTAACCGAACAATTTGCGGCTCGGGAGCAATACCTCCGGTAACCACAATACCGGCAATGCTTGGATAATTCGCAGATGCGTTGGCCTGAAGTGCTGCCAAAATAATATCTGAACGGTCGCCCGGAGTAATAATCAGACTGTTCTCCTCTACCCTGTCGAGATAGTTACGAAGTTGCATTGCACCAACATCGTAACGGTCGGCCTGCTTACACAACAGGTTCTCGCCCAACAGAACGGTACCTCCCAACTCTTCATTAATTTCTTTAATTGTTGGGCTGCCTAATTTTTTAATTTCCGGAATAATCTCAATCGAAGTTTCAGCCGGAACCACTTTGCTCAATTCTTCGCGCATTAAATCGCAATTTCCGGCTTCAACGCGGTTCATCACTACCGATTGCACCACCACATCTCTTTCGGCAAACGACTTGATAGCCAAATCGAGATTTGCAATGGCGCTATCCATATTCTTATCTTTTGCCGAGCTAACTAAAATAGTCGGTATCGACAGGTTTTTTGCAAATTCAATATTCAGGTCGAATTCAAAGGTCACTCCTTTATTATCAAAATCAGAACCTTCAACCACAACAACATCAAACTTTTCTTTCAGTTGTTTGTAGCGGTCTATAATCTGATCGATAAGGCGTGCTTCCTGCCCCATGTTTTTGTACTTAACCACTTGCGACATGGTAAAACCATAAGCGTCTTTGTACTCCATATCAAGGTTAAAATACGATATCATGGTTTCAATATGATTATCGTGTGTTCCCTTTGGATAGTCGTTGATGATTGGCCGGAAATAACCAACCTTACTTACTTTTGAAAGTAATACTTTTAAAACACCCAGCGTTACCAGCGACCTGCCTGTATTGCTTTCGGTGTTTGTGATATAAATTCCAGTTTTCATTCGAAAAATTTAAAAACTCCGTACTTTATTTATTTTCTCGTGTAACGAACACCATTGGGTTATTTGATGAATCGTTTAGGTTGCGTTGAATAGTTGGCAAAAGTATAAAAGATATCCTGTCGTCATTCAGCAATAGTCTTAATAAACTGTTAATAGCGTAAAAATTCACATTTTAGTGAAATTAGCATCTGACAATCATCATATTGTAAGAGAATAAGAAATTAACCGCCCCCGGACAAGAGTTAATGGGTTAAATCATTTTTTGATCTATCGTTTAATTTAGGCGATAGAATAGAGAAAAAAGAAAAGCCAGAGAACACAGTTCAATCCGGTTGTTATTTGTATGTAATTTCATAACTTGAGGAATATTAATCCAAAACAACACTTTTGTTTAACACGATGAATTTTACATTAAGATGCGAACCCGATCAAAAGATAATATTCTACAAACATTGGGGTAATCTCAAGACTGAAGACATTGGTTATGTTTGGGAAAACAAGTTTCTTAAGATGCCTGAATTTACTGAGCTTGGGTATAATCTATTCTCTGATTACAGCGAAGCAATATTTGATATGTCAGTGAAGGACGTGGATTTTATAATTGAGTTTATGCGTCATTTAATTCCCATTCTTAAGGGCAAAAAACAAAGCATTATTATCACTGATCCTACTTCTACAGCTGCATCTTTGATTTTTGAAAATGAGGTTAATCAGGAAATTGGTTTTAACGTCAAAATCTTTTCGACAAAAGAAGCGGCATTAAAATGGCTTCAAAGTTCCTAAAGTTGCATACCTAGAACTCGTAATAAAGGCCGGTATAAACACCAATCCGGTACGGACGATAATCCACATCGGGGTTAGAGTTAATTGAGTTGAGATAATAGTTCAGACGCGGTTCAAGCGCAAACGAAATGTGTTTACCCAACATATAGTTTACTCCAACACCAAGCGTTCCCGAGAAATTTAGCGTTGAAATGTCGGCTGTGCTACCGATGTTTTGTAATCCGTAATCGTTATCGAGATAAGCATTGTTGCCAATAACAAAACCTGCGCTAATTCCGCCCAGCAGCTCTAATCCTACCTTTTTGTCTACAATACTGTAACGTAAATAAAGCGGTACTTCAACAAACTCAAACACTTGCGAAAACTCTCCATCCGAATACAAAACATCAGCCACAGCATCGTTAGGGCTTTCAAGTCGGGCCGCAATATTGGCACCTTCAGGCGTTGTTTTCATTTCAATTACACCGGCTGTGCTGTTCATGGCTATTCCGGCACTTCCGGTTTGCACCACGTTTGAAAACGCAGGTGTTGACCCATCGAATGATGCCTGCGGGGCTTCACTATATTCGGCGTCATTCTTAAAAGCAAAAAGGTTGAATGAATTATTCGCTTTTTGCCCGTCTTTTGCATAGTAAATACCACTTTCAACACGTAACCGTTTACTGGTTTTGTATTGCACCGAAATTCCGCCACCAACATTGCTGCCACCATTATCGCTGTTGTAAGTCATGTTGTCGGCATAGGTTTCGTTGTGGCTTGCCGAATGCGATGAGTATCCCGGAGAAATTTGCGCTCCAACAATCCAGCCATGTTCTTTTTCTTTTTGCTCTTTTAAATTCTGCAAATTGGCTGCAATCAGCATTTCATCTGCACTGTAACTTTCTTCAATCTGTGTTTTTTTGTTTTTTTCTGCTAAAAATATGTCGGTTTGTTTGGGCGCAAATATAGCTTCAATACGTTGTAACAAGTTGTAATTTTCTGGTGTGCGGCTTGCATCTATTTGTTCGGTTTCGGGTTGCTTTTGTGCAACGGTGTGTTCAAATTCGGCAAACGTTTCCTTATTGGTAGTTGTATTGGTCTCGTTTGTTTCAACACCATTTATATCGTTGGCCTCAGCAAGTTGGGCTGCTGCTGTTTCAATGTTATTGTTTTGGGGCGAAACAACAGGTTCCTCATTACTTTCAGGCACAGATTGTTGTTCCACCAAAACAGGCGCTTCAACAACAGTTTTTCCGTTAAAGTACCAGCCGGCTATAAATGCCAGCACAACAACTGCCGCTGCCGAAATCCAACCAATGTATGCCATTCGGCGCTTTTTGTGCTGCCCGTCAATTTGCGATTGAATATTATCCCAAACATGCGACGGCGGTGCAGCAGAAAAGCCTTCAAACTTCTCCCTGATCGAATCGTCAATATTTAGTTTTTTACTCATCAAGCTGTGTAATTACTTGTTTTCTCCATATCTCCATAAAGCTGTTTTACCCGGCGTTTCAAAATATCTCTGGCGCGCGCCAGGTTCGATTTTGATGTTCCCACGGTAATTTGCATCTCATCACTTATTTCCTGGTGGTTCATTCCTTCAATCACAAAAAGGTTAAAAACCATTCGGTAGCGCGGTGGCAATTCCTGTATAACTGCTACCAGTTCTTTTGCCGAAATTCCGGCCAAAATATCATCCGATACATGTTGTCCCTCGTAAATACTCACATCTTCAACCGGATGCATAACATGTTGTTTCCGGTATTTTTCCAACGAAACATTTACCATTATCCGCCTAATCCATCCTTCCAAAGAACCTTCGTGCCTAAACCGGCCAATATTTTGAAATACCTTTATAAACCCGTCTTGCAAGTTATCTTCTGCTTCGGTGTTATCTTTGGCATAGCGCAAGCAAACCCCAAACATTTTTGGTGCAAACATTCGGTATAATTGCTCTTGTGCACGTTTTTTCCCCGAAGCACAATCTTTTATTATTTTTTTCAGGTCTTCCAAAATCTTTCGCAAATAACACCCAAAAGTACAGATAAAAATGTATTGGCTTTAATCTTTCGTTTTGGCATTTGCTTTAACAGTCAGTTCTCACATGCTAAAATCACTGGTTAGATGTGCGGTTTACTGAAAAGGTTGCGTTGAGTTGTAAATTGTTTGGCTCAACTAATCAATTTTCTTAATAAACGTTTAAATCCGCATTAATTTACAACCGGCATGATATAAGCCAATTCGTATTGCCTAAATCATTTTACAGTACTCACCCTGATTGCGACTACGTTACAATCGTCCCACTCTTTGCAAAGAGAGGGAATGAGGGAGGGTTCTATCGTTCCGGGCATTAAGTATGTAAAATCGTCTCAAGAATACATTATAGATTTTCAAAACACATTCCGACGCGTGTCGGAATGAAAATAAACTATAGAATTTCATTGCGATGGCTGTCGTAATCGAAATCAGCGGTCAGTTTTTATCACGACGGCTGTCGGAATGAAAATCAGCTGCCAGTTTTTATCACGACGGCTGTTGAGTAATAAAAAAATCATCAGAATGCTGCTCGACACACGTCGACATGAAAAACAATCATTGAATTTCATCTCGACAGCCGTCGGAATGAAAATTAGCGGTCAGTTTTTACCCCGACGGCTGTTGAGTAATAAAAAAGTCATTAGTATGCTCCCCGACACGTGTCGACCAAAAAACGTTGTTTAACATTTGTTACGCAACCTTAACTTGCCAAAATGCATCTATCGGTTGTAAATTTGTTAAAACCTTAATTATGAAATTGTATTTATCACTATTTCTCGTTTTAGTTCTTTTTATTGCCAGTTCGTGTAATACTAGCACCGACGATCCGGATCCTAAAAAAACGATTGAGTTAGATGAAAAATCGGCAGAACTGGTAGCTGCTGACAATACATTTGGCTTAAACCTGTTTCAAACCATTCGGGAAGAAATTCATAAAACAAGCCAGGAAGAAAATATTATGATATCGCCGCTAAGTGTTTCGCTGGCGTTAGCCATGGCCTATAACGGTGCCGATAACAACACAAAGCTGGAGATGGAAAATGTAATGCAACTAAATGGCCTTACATCGGAGCAAATTAATAACTCGTACAAAAGTTTAATTTCCGCTTTGCAATCGCTTGACGAAGATGTAGTTTTTGAAATTGCCAATGCCATTTATTATGCCGATGGATTTCCAATAAAACAGCCCTTCCTCGATATTAACTCCGACTTTTACAATGCTGAAGTAAATGCGCTTGATTTTGGCAATACGGCACACGTGCTAAATACCATAAACGGATGGGTTGCCGATAAAACGCATGACAAAATCAAAACAATTATAAATGACCTCTCGGAAGATGCGCGCCTGGTGCTGCTAAACGCCATTTATTTCTTCGGAAACTGGGCCATCGAATTTGATGAAGACGGAACCAAGATGCGTTCTTTTTATTACGCCGATGGCACCAGCGGAGAGGTTGAAACAATGCACAAAGAAGACGAACTTGCTTATACCGAGAACGAATTGTTTAGTGCCGTAAAACTTCCATACGGCAACGGTCAGTACAATATGGTTGTAATGCTACCAAGTGAAGGCAAAAACTCGGTGAATGTGATTAATGAGTTGAATGCCGCCAACTGGAATTCGTGGAACAATCAATTCGAAACTCGTGAGAATGTAGTGGTAACCATGCCCCGTTTTAAATTTGAGTTTAAAAGCAATTTGAATGACATGTTAAAGTCGATGGGGATGCTTGACGCTTTCTCGCCAACGAATGCAGATTTTTCAAAAATTTCTGATGTCGATCTCTTTATCAGCACCGTAGTTCACAAAACTTATATTGATGTGAATGAGACGGGTACCGAAGCAGCAGCAGTTACAGCAATTATTTTTGAAACGACAAGCGCCGGCGGCCCGGTTGAGGAAAAGACTTATTTCAGAGTTAATAAACCATTTGTTTTTGCAATTACAGAAAAAGATACCGATGCCATTTTATTTATTGGCGAAGTGCAAAATCCGAAATATGAGGAATAGCAAAAATAAAAGGAAGTAATTTGCGTTATACATAAAATTTTAAGCCATGAAACGATTAGTCGTAATACTATCCGTATTTTTTATTGTATTTACCAGTTGCCAGGACGATGACCCGATATCGTTTGACGCAACAGGTACTGTAATTGATTATGCAGGTGCCGGCGACTGTGGTTTCATTATTGAGTTGGATAACGGCAATAAAGTTCAACCTTTGTACTACCCCGACAATTTTGTTTTTTCGCAAGGACAGCGTGTGCTGATTACATACACTGAGCTCGACAATGTTTACATAAGTTGCGACCAGGGAGTTCCGTGCGAAGTTAGCTATGCCGAAGAATTATCGTGCTCGCCTTATGTCGACCTGTATTTTGAGAATTACGATAGTTTGGCCCGCGATCCCGTGCATTTACACGAGGCATACATGGATGGCGACTGCCTTTATTTTAAGATTTCGTACAGCGGAGGTTGCCAGGATCATACCATCGATTTGGCGCGCATGCATCCCTGGACGGCCAGCAGCTCAACCGTTCCAACATTTGAAATAAGGCACAATGCCAACGGCGATTTGTGCGAAGCGTGGTTTACCCGCGAGTTCCGCTTCGATTTGTCGGAATTAAAAGCCGAAGGAAAAACCGAATTTGTTCTCACCGCCAAACTTATCGACGACGAGGTATACAATAAAATATTTCAGCTAGATTAGGTATTCCACTAATTTTGCTGCTTAGTTAGTTCTCCAAAGGG
It contains:
- a CDS encoding acetate kinase yields the protein MNILVINAGSSSIKYQLIDMNTELPLSSGIVERIGLEMGVIKHKTFTNGTEEKTVEEFPIPDHGVGLKRVAELLMDEKVGVISDPSEIKAVGHRLVHGGETFTETVEITDEVKAKVEELFPLAPLHNPANLIGVEVAEKVFPNAKQVGVFDTAFHQSIPEKAFRYALPEKFYSEMRIRKYGFHGTSHKFISEKAIEYLGNPDAKIVTIHLGNGASMAAVNGGVCVDTTMGMGPLCGLIMGTRSGDIDPAIIFYLAQQKGYSVQEISDLLNKESGMKGLTGLTDMRDVEKCQREGDPAAILALEMYAYRVKQFVGSYAAAMNGVDAIVFTAGIGENDTSIRQMVCEDMDYLGITWDAEKDKNRKDDVHEINVDGAKTKVLIIPTNEELEIAKQSLALVE
- the pta gene encoding phosphate acetyltransferase; this translates as MKTGIYITNTESNTGRSLVTLGVLKVLLSKVSKVGYFRPIINDYPKGTHDNHIETMISYFNLDMEYKDAYGFTMSQVVKYKNMGQEARLIDQIIDRYKQLKEKFDVVVVEGSDFDNKGVTFEFDLNIEFAKNLSIPTILVSSAKDKNMDSAIANLDLAIKSFAERDVVVQSVVMNRVEAGNCDLMREELSKVVPAETSIEIIPEIKKLGSPTIKEINEELGGTVLLGENLLCKQADRYDVGAMQLRNYLDRVEENSLIITPGDRSDIILAALQANASANYPSIAGIVVTGGIAPEPQIVRLIEGLPNIVPIILVDDVTFIAAKKIADVKPRMHPGLPRKIDLSISTFEKYVDTDFLIDKFRSFKTDVVTPYMFQYNLVAKAKSKKQHIVLPEGTDPRILQAASSLVDQGVVEITLLGKRDEIVTKAAEIGVKINGNIKIINPVESEYYEDYWKTYHELRKHKNIPEDMARDALADVSYFGTMMVYKGHADGMVSGAAHTTAHTIIPALQFVKTKPGVKTVSSVFFMCLDDHVSVMGDCAVNVSPTAEQLAEIAVTSADSAIAFGIDPKVALLSYSSGTSGTGVEVDKVRAATEKAIAARPDLKIEGPIQYDAAVDPSVGKSKMPDSQVAGQANVLIFPDLNTGNNTYKAIQRETGALAIGPMLQGLNKPVNDLSRGCTVDDIFNTVVITAIQAQEGF
- a CDS encoding sigma-70 family RNA polymerase sigma factor, translating into MEDLKKIIKDCASGKKRAQEQLYRMFAPKMFGVCLRYAKDNTEAEDNLQDGFIKVFQNIGRFRHEGSLEGWIRRIMVNVSLEKYRKQHVMHPVEDVSIYEGQHVSDDILAGISAKELVAVIQELPPRYRMVFNLFVIEGMNHQEISDEMQITVGTSKSNLARARDILKRRVKQLYGDMEKTSNYTA
- a CDS encoding serpin family protein — encoded protein: MKLYLSLFLVLVLFIASSCNTSTDDPDPKKTIELDEKSAELVAADNTFGLNLFQTIREEIHKTSQEENIMISPLSVSLALAMAYNGADNNTKLEMENVMQLNGLTSEQINNSYKSLISALQSLDEDVVFEIANAIYYADGFPIKQPFLDINSDFYNAEVNALDFGNTAHVLNTINGWVADKTHDKIKTIINDLSEDARLVLLNAIYFFGNWAIEFDEDGTKMRSFYYADGTSGEVETMHKEDELAYTENELFSAVKLPYGNGQYNMVVMLPSEGKNSVNVINELNAANWNSWNNQFETRENVVVTMPRFKFEFKSNLNDMLKSMGMLDAFSPTNADFSKISDVDLFISTVVHKTYIDVNETGTEAAAVTAIIFETTSAGGPVEEKTYFRVNKPFVFAITEKDTDAILFIGEVQNPKYEE
- a CDS encoding NigD-like N-terminal domain-containing protein; translation: MKRLVVILSVFFIVFTSCQDDDPISFDATGTVIDYAGAGDCGFIIELDNGNKVQPLYYPDNFVFSQGQRVLITYTELDNVYISCDQGVPCEVSYAEELSCSPYVDLYFENYDSLARDPVHLHEAYMDGDCLYFKISYSGGCQDHTIDLARMHPWTASSSTVPTFEIRHNANGDLCEAWFTREFRFDLSELKAEGKTEFVLTAKLIDDEVYNKIFQLD